In Streptomyces thermolilacinus SPC6, a single genomic region encodes these proteins:
- a CDS encoding NAD(P)/FAD-dependent oxidoreductase, which produces MTTQPRRRPRVLIVGAGFAGYQTARELTRTLRGRAEIVLLNPTDYFLYLPLLPQVAAGVLEPRRVTVSLPGTLRHVRLVLGEAGHVDLDARRVHYTDPEGTPGELGYDRLVLAVGSVSKLLPIPGVAEHATGFRGLPEALYLRDHITRQVELAASAADPAECTSRCTFVVVGAGYTGTEVAAHGKMFTDALVRKHPAWPEGVRPRWLLLDVADRVLPGLDQRLSDTADQVLRSRGVDVRMGTSVKESTREGVLLSTGEFVKTRSLIWCVGVRPDPLVSELGLPVERGRLVVTPQLEVPGKPGVFACGDAAAVPDLHRPGEFTPMTAQHAARQGKVAARNVAASLGVGEPVPYRHSDLGFAVDLGGVKAAANPLGVPLSGIVAGAVTRGYHLAAMPGNRVRVAADWLLDAALPRQAVQLGLVRSWQVPLDTASPELAKTGPGPRKE; this is translated from the coding sequence GTGACCACCCAGCCGCGGCGCCGCCCGCGCGTCCTCATCGTCGGAGCCGGCTTCGCCGGATACCAGACCGCCCGCGAACTCACCCGCACGCTGCGCGGACGTGCCGAGATCGTCCTGCTCAACCCCACGGACTATTTCCTCTACCTGCCGCTGCTGCCGCAGGTCGCCGCCGGGGTCCTCGAACCCCGCCGCGTCACCGTGTCCCTGCCGGGCACCCTGCGCCACGTACGGCTGGTCCTCGGCGAGGCCGGACACGTCGACCTCGACGCCCGCCGCGTCCACTACACCGACCCGGAGGGAACCCCCGGCGAGCTCGGCTACGACCGGCTCGTCCTCGCGGTCGGCAGCGTCAGCAAACTGCTGCCCATCCCGGGCGTCGCCGAGCACGCCACCGGCTTCCGCGGCCTGCCCGAGGCGCTCTACCTGCGCGACCACATCACCCGTCAGGTGGAGCTCGCCGCGTCCGCCGCCGATCCCGCCGAGTGCACCTCGCGCTGCACGTTCGTCGTCGTCGGCGCCGGATACACCGGCACGGAGGTCGCCGCCCACGGCAAGATGTTCACCGACGCGCTGGTCCGCAAGCACCCCGCCTGGCCCGAGGGCGTACGGCCCCGCTGGCTGCTCCTCGACGTCGCCGACCGTGTCCTGCCGGGCCTCGACCAGCGCCTCTCCGACACGGCCGACCAGGTGCTCCGCTCCCGCGGCGTCGACGTCCGCATGGGCACCTCCGTCAAGGAGTCCACACGCGAGGGAGTCCTGCTGAGCACGGGCGAGTTCGTGAAGACACGCTCGCTCATCTGGTGCGTCGGCGTACGCCCCGACCCGCTCGTCTCCGAGCTGGGCCTGCCCGTCGAACGCGGCCGCCTCGTCGTCACCCCGCAGCTGGAGGTCCCGGGCAAGCCCGGTGTCTTCGCCTGCGGCGACGCGGCCGCCGTACCGGACCTGCACCGGCCGGGCGAGTTCACGCCCATGACCGCGCAGCACGCGGCGCGACAGGGCAAGGTCGCCGCCCGCAACGTCGCCGCGTCCCTCGGCGTCGGCGAGCCCGTCCCGTACCGCCACAGCGACCTGGGCTTCGCCGTCGACCTCGGCGGGGTCAAGGCCGCCGCGAACCCGCTCGGCGTCCCCCTGTCGGGCATCGTCGCCGGAGCCGTCACCCGCGGCTACCACCTGGCCGCCATGCCCGGCAACCGGGTGCGGGTCGCGGCCGACTGGCTCCTGGACGCCGCACTGCCCCGCCAGGCCGTGCAGCTCGGCCTGGTCCGCTCCTGGCAGGTCCCCCTCGACACGGCGTCGCCCGAGCTGGCCAAGACCGGCCCCGGACCCCGCAAGGAGTGA